In the genome of Abyssisolibacter fermentans, one region contains:
- a CDS encoding GNAT family N-acetyltransferase, whose translation MNIKLEPVNESNYWACIEMPELDYVASNVVSLAQAYVYEDWYPFCIYNDDTLVGFTLYAIDHEDKDEYWMVRLYIAKEHQNKGYGKEAVKKLIKLVKDKYNCKKFHTSTEPENKRGLHVYESIGFKRTGRIEDEEEILVYEFND comes from the coding sequence ATGAATATTAAATTAGAACCGGTAAATGAGAGTAATTATTGGGCATGTATAGAGATGCCTGAATTAGATTATGTAGCGAGCAATGTGGTGTCTCTTGCTCAAGCTTATGTATATGAAGATTGGTATCCATTCTGTATTTATAATGATGATACATTAGTGGGATTTACCCTATATGCCATTGATCATGAAGATAAAGATGAGTATTGGATGGTTAGATTATACATAGCAAAGGAACATCAAAATAAAGGATATGGCAAAGAAGCAGTAAAGAAATTAATAAAACTTGTTAAAGATAAATATAATTGTAAGAAATTTCATACGAGTACAGAACCAGAAAATAAAAGAGGACTACATGTATATGAAAGCATAGGGTTTAAAAGGACAGGACGAATCGAAGATGAAGAAGAAATATTAGTATATGAGTTTAATGATTAA